In Alcaligenes faecalis, the sequence CAGCCTTGAGCTTTGATCAGGCCCGTTATGGTTCGGCTCGTGAGCAAGGCGGCAACCTGGTTGCAGCTGAAAGCGGCAATGTCAGTGCCTGGAGCCTGGCAGCCAGCTACAAATTCAGCTTTGCCACCGTGCACGCTGCCTTTGGTCAAAGCCGCAATGGTTATATCGGCGGCTCCCTGCAAACCGAACAGTTTGGCCCTGGCATGCACAAAGACCTGAAGGTCAACTCTTACGCCCTGGGCGTGACGGTTCCTACCGGCAAGGCTGGCTCGGTTCTGGCTTCCTGGACCATGGCTGACCCACGTTCCACTCCACGCAGCACCGATGATGCCAAGACCCAGCACGTATTTAGCGCTGGCTACCTGCACAACCTGTCCAAGCGCACCAATCTGTACGCGATTGGCTCCTACGCTCGCAACATCGGCTACTACAGCGATCTGAAGAGCACGGTTGCCACGGTCGGTATCACGCACCGTTTCTGATCTTTCTGACTGATTCTGCCAGTTCCGGGTCGACGTAGTGCGTTAGCAGCGGCGGCATCGTCCCGGACAGGGGCTAGGTCAGGGGAAAAGAGCCACAGCGGGGCTGCATCAACATGCAGTCCCGCTGTCTTTTTTAGGCTGAGGGATTTTGTTTGTCCAAATGTTAATGGCGCCGTTTCTTCGTGATGGGATAGACGCGTTTTGCAGGGACAAAAAAATCAGCCCAAAGCAAATGCTATGGGCTGATTTCGATGGTTTTCTTGGCTCCCCGACCAGGGCTCGAACCTGGGACCTGCGGATTAACAGTCCGTCGCTCTACCGACTGAGCTATCGGGGACCAGAGAAAAAGAATATAGCATGTATTTTGAAGAATGTGCAAGTTTTCATAGAGGGAAAGCACAAAAGTTTTGGCCTGTGGGCGCTGTTTTCGGGGGCGGGCAGGCTAAGTCCTTGTCTTTGTTGAAGTAGTCGGCTTGCTGGCGTTTCTTGCGCGGTGCTTTGTTTTTTCTGTGCCTTGACGCTTTGTGCCGCCATTGGCTGCAACGCTGGCAGGGTCAACGTGGCCGCTGTCAGAAGCAAAGAGTAGAATCGACGACTTGTTGACTCTTTTTCCGCCGGGGCCAGCAGCTATTGTGCTGACAGCGTCGCCCTGCAAAGTGATGAATTCCCATGCAAGCTAGTCAAAGCCCCAGTGCGCAGCGCAGTTCCTTTTTAATTGGACTGGCCTTGTCGGGGGGCGGCTCCATTCTTTTCTCCGCCAAAGCGGTGGTTGCCAAGCTGACCTACCAATACGATGTCAATGCCTTGACCGTTATTGGCTTCCGAATGCTCTTGTCCCTGCCTTTCTTTCTGGCCATTGCTCTATGGCAGGTCAGGAAAGTACGCCAGGGCAAGCTGGCTGCACTGACAGGACGTCAGAAGCTGGAGCTGGTGGTGCTGGGCTTTCTGGGCTATTACCTGGCCAGCTTGCTGGACTTTATCGGGCTTGAATATATTTCGGCCGGGCTGGAACGGCTGATTCTGTTCCTGTCGCCTACCTTTGTGCTGATACTTTCCGCTGTCTTCCTGAAACGACGGATTCTGCCCAAGCAATGGCTGGCCTTGGCGCTGGCCTATCTTGGGGTAGGGCTGGTCTTTGTGCAGGACTTGAGCCTGACCGGCGATGATGTGCTGCTGGGCGCGTTCTGTGTGCTGGGTTCAGCCATTTCCTATGCTGTTTACTTGATTGGCTCGGGCGAGCTGCTCAAGGCAATTGGCTCTACACGGCTGGTGGCTTATGCCATGTCGTTCTCGGCGGTCTACACCCTGATTCACTTTTTCGCCGTGCTGGGTTGGCAGGGGCTGGTGCAGCCTGCGCCGGTCTATGGCTTGTCCATGATTCACGCCGTCTGTAATACGGTTTTGCCGACCTTTATGACCATGTGGGCGGTGGAGCGTGTGGGTGCGCCCATGAGTGCGCAAATGGGCTTGATTGGTCCGGTCTCGGTCCTGTTTCTGGCGAACTGGTTTCTGCATGAACCGATTACGCTCATGCAATTGCTGGGTACAGCCTTTGTACTTAGCGGCGCGATGGTCTTGAGCCGCCGCTAAGTTCCCGCGCAGGCTGGCTTACTTGCCGTTGTTGGCCAGCCGTTTTTCGATTTCGTCGCGGTGCACGTCGTAGGTGGTGAAGCCGGCCAGGTTCTCCGGCATGTTCAGCTTGTCCCGATGGATCAGTGTCTGGCGAATATCATCCAGACCACTGCGCCAGTGCTCGCGCATGGTCATGCGGCCAAACTGATAGTCCTTGTAGTGCTGCTCGTAGGGCTGGTTGCGGTAAATCAGGTGCACCACGTTGTAGCGCTTGTTGCTGGCCAGTTCTTCGGCCAGACGGCAAGGCAGCAGGTCTTTGCGTTGATCTTCGGGGATCAGGGCAAGCAGCTCCGACAGGATATGGCGCATGTACTGCGAATGACGCATGTCCTCGGTCACCATACGGGTACGGCTGGAGTAGCGGATCTCGTTCAGGCGGTCGCTGACTTCACCCATATTGTTGGGCACCGGGCCACGCGCACTCCACAAATCCACTTGAAAGACCAGGGTGTCCCGGCGGGGGGACTGGTCCAGCACATAAGACAGTGGCGTATTGGAAACCAGACCACCGTCCCAGTAATACTGACCATCAATTTCCACAGGCGCAAAAGCCGGGGGCAGGGCGCCTGATGCCATGAAGTGCTCGGCGCGCAAGGTGGTGCGATGGTTGTCAAAGTAAACAAAGTTGCCCGTGCCTACGTTGACCGCGCCTACCGAGATGCGCTGACGCTTGTCGTTGATGCGATCAAAGTCACATAGGCGCTCCAGCGTGTCTTTCAGGGCGCTGGTGTCGTAATAGCTGGCCCCTTCAGGCACGCCCGGTGTGGCTTGCATCGGAGGGGGGAAGCGGGGGCGGAAAAAGCCGCGCTGTCCCAGGACCAGCGCATTGCTGGCATTGAAGGCGCTGATGGCCTCACGCATCACATCGTTGATACCAAAGAGTGCACGCTCCAGGCAGGCCGGGCCGGACCAGCCGTAGTAGGGCTCGCAAATGGTGTTCCAGAATTCCCGCAGGCGCTCTACCTGCCGCTCGGGGGGATTGCCCGCAATAATCGCGGTGTTCAAGGCCCCGATCGAGATCCCGGACAAACAATCAGGTTCGATTCCTGCTTCCAGCAAACCTTCATACACACCGGCTTGATAGGCTCCCAAAGCGCCGCCACCTTGCAATACCAGGGCTACGGTTTCGTAGGGTGGCAAATAAGAGGGGCGGGCAAAAGCGGGGACATCTTGCGCTTGTGGCGTAGGAACAGTGTTCATGGCATCACTCGGTTCAAGAGGTGGGCAGGAGAGCGGGACTTATGATCCCTTCTGGTTGTGCTGCACTGCAGCAAGAATAACATTGCTGCGGGTGTCAACCATCATCAGAATGCAAACTTGCGTCAATTTTCAGATGCGGATGAACCGGACTCCGGGTTGTGCAAATGTTCCGCAAAGGCGCTTAACACCTGGCTGCGGTAGCGTTCCTTGTGCAGGACCAGAGACAGGCGACGCTTCAAATCCAGAAAGGGAGTATCCAGGATGCGTAGTCGCTGATTGGCAACAGCATCCAGGGTGGCCGCTTGTGGCAGGCAGGCCAGGCCCAGCCCGGCGATGACGGCCTGCTTGATGGCTTCCACCTGACCCAGCTCCATCAGCACGTGCCCACCGGGCAGCACATTCAAGGCTTGTTCGGTCAGCGCTCGGGAGGCCGAGCCACGCTCGCGCATGATCCAGCTCATGCCCGCAAAGTCCTGTTTTTCCAGGGTGGCCTTGGTAGCCAGCGGGTGATCGGGGGCGGCGCAGACGACCAGCGCATCTTCACGCCAGATCCAGGTTTCCAGTTGCGGATGGTTGACCGGGCCTTCCACGCAGGCAATGTCGCAGCCGTGTTCCAGCAACTGATTGATGATGTTGGCTGTGTTGTCTACCGACACATGCAGGGACACGCGTGGGTGCTGGCGTACAAACTGCCCCACCAGATCCCCGATCAGATAGTTGCCCACGGTATTGCTGGCCCCGATGCGGATCTCGCCGCGCAGTTCGCTTTCTTCCTGCTGGCTTTGCATCTCCCGCAGGCGCTCCAGAATTTCGCGGGCGTGCGGCAGCAATTGCTTGCCACGGCTGGTCAGCTGCATGCGCCCTGGCGTGCGTTCAAACAGGGGGCAATCCAGCTGCTTTTCCAGTTCGGCCAAGGCCATGCTGGCGGCGGGTTGGGACAAGTGAATCTCGGCTGCGCAAGCGCGCACGGTGCCCAAAGTGGCAATGCCGACAAACACTTCCAGTTGTCTGATGCTGATCGCATTCATGATAAATAAAATTGATACTTACGATAAGTAATAATG encodes:
- a CDS encoding LysR family transcriptional regulator, whose product is MNAISIRQLEVFVGIATLGTVRACAAEIHLSQPAASMALAELEKQLDCPLFERTPGRMQLTSRGKQLLPHAREILERLREMQSQQEESELRGEIRIGASNTVGNYLIGDLVGQFVRQHPRVSLHVSVDNTANIINQLLEHGCDIACVEGPVNHPQLETWIWREDALVVCAAPDHPLATKATLEKQDFAGMSWIMRERGSASRALTEQALNVLPGGHVLMELGQVEAIKQAVIAGLGLACLPQAATLDAVANQRLRILDTPFLDLKRRLSLVLHKERYRSQVLSAFAEHLHNPESGSSASEN
- a CDS encoding DMT family transporter — translated: MQASQSPSAQRSSFLIGLALSGGGSILFSAKAVVAKLTYQYDVNALTVIGFRMLLSLPFFLAIALWQVRKVRQGKLAALTGRQKLELVVLGFLGYYLASLLDFIGLEYISAGLERLILFLSPTFVLILSAVFLKRRILPKQWLALALAYLGVGLVFVQDLSLTGDDVLLGAFCVLGSAISYAVYLIGSGELLKAIGSTRLVAYAMSFSAVYTLIHFFAVLGWQGLVQPAPVYGLSMIHAVCNTVLPTFMTMWAVERVGAPMSAQMGLIGPVSVLFLANWFLHEPITLMQLLGTAFVLSGAMVLSRR
- a CDS encoding DUF3734 domain-containing protein, yielding MNTVPTPQAQDVPAFARPSYLPPYETVALVLQGGGALGAYQAGVYEGLLEAGIEPDCLSGISIGALNTAIIAGNPPERQVERLREFWNTICEPYYGWSGPACLERALFGINDVMREAISAFNASNALVLGQRGFFRPRFPPPMQATPGVPEGASYYDTSALKDTLERLCDFDRINDKRQRISVGAVNVGTGNFVYFDNHRTTLRAEHFMASGALPPAFAPVEIDGQYYWDGGLVSNTPLSYVLDQSPRRDTLVFQVDLWSARGPVPNNMGEVSDRLNEIRYSSRTRMVTEDMRHSQYMRHILSELLALIPEDQRKDLLPCRLAEELASNKRYNVVHLIYRNQPYEQHYKDYQFGRMTMREHWRSGLDDIRQTLIHRDKLNMPENLAGFTTYDVHRDEIEKRLANNGK